Genomic window (Leptotrichia sp. oral taxon 212):
TAATTCAGGGATGAAACTAATAAAAACTTCTTATATTATATCAGAAAAATCACTGTTTAATAATAAAAAAGAATTTTAATACAAATATTCCTTGACTTTTTCGTAAAATTTGTTTATCATAGTATGTAAACTACTTGAAAAAAAGACTTACAATTAAATAACTCAGAAAGGATAAAAAATGACAAAAAGAACATACCAACCAAATAAAAGAAAAAGAAAAAAAGATCATGGATTCAGAAAAAGAATGCAGACTAAAAGCGGTAGAAATGTCTTAAAAAGAAGAAGAAATAAAGGAAGAACAAGACTATCAGCATAACCCGGTGACTTTAAAACAACACCGGGTTTTTAACAAAATATCAGAAAGCTTATAAAGATGATTGAAAAGTTAAAGAGAAGCAGGGACTTCACAACAATCTACAACAAATCCAGGAAGGTGTACACTAGGTATGCCATTGTTTTTGTGTCTGAAAATAAAAATAATATGCAGCGTTTTGGATTTGTGGCAAGTAAAAAAACAGGAAATGCAGTTCAGAGAAACAGAATAAAAAGACTTTTTAGAGAATTTGTAAAAAATAACAAGGAAAAATTTAAGGAAGGTACAGACTATATTTTTGTAGGTAAGGCAGTTCTGAAGGAAAAAGTGGGAACTTTAAAATACGAGGATATTGAAAGGGATATGTCAAAGGTGATAAAAAAATGAAACATGTGCTTCTATTTTTGATAAAAATATATCAGAAGTTATTTTCAGGTGCATTCGGCAGAAGATGCAGGTTTTATCCAACATGTTCAGAATATTCAAGACAGGCTATTATAAAGTATGGTGCCGTTAAGGGAACGTACCTGAGTATAAGAAGGATTTTAAAATGTCACCCCTTCAACAGGGGAGGATATGATCCGTTAAAATAAAAATATGTAATGGAGGAAAAAGATAAATGTTCAGAATAAAGATACTTGAAGATGCAGTCGTTTTTCTTTTGGAAAAAATAGCGGATGCAGTAGGTCATCTGGGAGTCCCAGGTAAATTTGGTATAGCAATAATTATAATAACAATTTTAATGAGAATAGTTGTTTTCCCGCTGACATTGAAACAGGAAAAATCAATGAAAAAAATGAGGGAATTACAGCCTGAAATGGACAAAATAAAGGAAAAATACAAGGACAATCCGCAGGAATATCAGAAAAGGGTATCTGAAATATACAAGGAAAACAATGTAAATCCTTTGGGAGGATGTCTTCCTCTTTTAATACAGTTGCCGGTATTCGTGGCACTATATTATGCATTCAGTGGAAAGACAATTCCAAATGATGCAACATTTTTATGGTTCAACCTAAAACAGCCTGATAAACTGTTCATGATGGGAAACTTTGCGTTTAACCTGCTCCCAATTCTAAATACAGGAGTAACTTACCTGCAGCAGAAAATGATGTCAGGAGCTACCCAAGGGCAGGAAGGAAGCAACCAGCTACAGTCGATGATGTATACAATGCCTCTTATGATGCTGTTCCTTTTCTACAGAATGCCTTCGGGAGTAACATTATATTATTTAGTTTCAGGAGTTCTTTCACTAGCACAACAGTATATCATTATGAAAGGAAGAAGTGATGATGGAAAAGATAGTATTAAAAGCTAAAAACAGAGAAGAATTAGACAGTATGGTAAAAAGAACCCTCACGCTCGGGGAAGATGAGGAGTTCAGGATAAAAGTACTGAAAGAGCCTAAAAAAATACTTTTTTTCAATATAAATGGGGAATATGAAATAGATATT
Coding sequences:
- a CDS encoding YidC/Oxa1 family membrane protein insertase, whose protein sequence is MFRIKILEDAVVFLLEKIADAVGHLGVPGKFGIAIIIITILMRIVVFPLTLKQEKSMKKMRELQPEMDKIKEKYKDNPQEYQKRVSEIYKENNVNPLGGCLPLLIQLPVFVALYYAFSGKTIPNDATFLWFNLKQPDKLFMMGNFAFNLLPILNTGVTYLQQKMMSGATQGQEGSNQLQSMMYTMPLMMLFLFYRMPSGVTLYYLVSGVLSLAQQYIIMKGRSDDGKDSIKS
- the rnpA gene encoding ribonuclease P protein component, whose product is MIEKLKRSRDFTTIYNKSRKVYTRYAIVFVSENKNNMQRFGFVASKKTGNAVQRNRIKRLFREFVKNNKEKFKEGTDYIFVGKAVLKEKVGTLKYEDIERDMSKVIKK
- the rpmH gene encoding 50S ribosomal protein L34 encodes the protein MTKRTYQPNKRKRKKDHGFRKRMQTKSGRNVLKRRRNKGRTRLSA
- the yidD gene encoding membrane protein insertion efficiency factor YidD; translation: MKHVLLFLIKIYQKLFSGAFGRRCRFYPTCSEYSRQAIIKYGAVKGTYLSIRRILKCHPFNRGGYDPLK